The sequence below is a genomic window from Mycobacterium spongiae.
CCGTTGTCGCCTACCCGCTCCGATTCGGCGCTAGGTTCGCCGGCGGACTCGGGTTCTTCAGGTCCCTGTCCGGGGGGATTCGGCCCGCTCATTCCCGCCTACCCTGTCCAACTGCGTCACCAGCGCGCGCGGCTTGGCAGCTACATCCTGGCACGCATGTTTGATGACTTCTCATGGTGCTCCGGAAACCCTACCCAACGCGGCGGGCGACGTTGCCTGGGCAATCGGGCCACTGAGCAACTGATGCCCTGATTGTGACTTTTCTCGCTCGATCAGTGCTTCTCGGGGCCGATGTAGTACTCGAAGACCAGTCCGGCTGCCGACCCGAGGATGAATACCACACCGGCAGCGATCAACCATGGCAACCACATCGCGATACCGACCGCCGCCACCGATCCGGACAGCGCGATCATGATGGGCCACCAGCTGTGCGGGCTATAGAACCCCAACTCCCCCGCTCCGTCACTGATCTCAGCGCCTTCGTAGTCTTCGGGTCGGGTGTCTAGCCGGCGGGCCACGAAACGGAAGAAGGTGGCCACGATCATCGCCATGCCGCCGGTCAGCGCCAACGCGGTGGTGCCGGCCCACTCGACGCCGCCGGTGGCGAACATCGAAGTCAGCACTCCGTACAGCACCGCCGTCGCTATGAAGAACGCAGCGATAAATTCGAACAGCCTCGCTTCGATATTCATGGGTGTCCTTACCTAC
It includes:
- a CDS encoding cytochrome c oxidase subunit 4 — its product is MNIEARLFEFIAAFFIATAVLYGVLTSMFATGGVEWAGTTALALTGGMAMIVATFFRFVARRLDTRPEDYEGAEISDGAGELGFYSPHSWWPIMIALSGSVAAVGIAMWLPWLIAAGVVFILGSAAGLVFEYYIGPEKH